A genomic region of Entelurus aequoreus isolate RoL-2023_Sb linkage group LG19, RoL_Eaeq_v1.1, whole genome shotgun sequence contains the following coding sequences:
- the LOC133634926 gene encoding uncharacterized protein LOC133634926 — protein MPFHLIKFRMNGDVAVVPTGWYYDGIVFWPTYKNTDRIKKAALNEEQHEPNWPKFDASVVRTCDNYKDALKIMQQYEKGCDTSDLLSEAENKELPEKRSRKAVHRLGDSDDSEEDPGNSDRASASQLHRQTPPSRRVPAVMSTQGTAVPPQLPPPPAPAALNMWQTQEPHASSLAYRPTWRGGRMADYISCSAPEMSHLFSLLEHMKQNQKQLILKVNFLTSRSQIHPGPEVEMPANVQFPLELLEAVEAFEAFLIEPSNAPARQRVVRFLPNMNVHDYANILLNRP, from the exons aTGCCTTTTCATCTGATAAAGTTTCGAATGAACGGGGACGTTGCGGTGGTCCCAACTGGATGGTACTATGATGGGATTGTTTTCTGGCCCACCTATAAAAACACTGACCGAATTAAAAAggccgctttaaatgaggagcagcatgagccaaactggccaaaATTTGATGcttctgttgtccgaacttgtg acaactacaaagacgcattaaaaataatgcagcaATATGAAAAGGGCTGCGACACCTCAGACCTGCTATCTGAGGCAGAGAAtaaggagctgccagaaaaaaggagcaggaaggcagt ccatcgtctcggggactctgATGACAGCGaggaagacccgggaaatagtgaccgCGCGtcggcaagccaattgcacaggcaga ctccaccgtctcgccgagtgccagcagtCATGAGTACACAAG gaacggcagtccctcctcaactccctccaccccccgcaccagcagccctcaacatgtggcagactcAGGAGCCTCATGCATCCAgtctggcctacaggccaacatggcgagggggaagaatggccgactacatctcctgctctg cgcctgagatGAGCCACCTCTTTAGCCTGCTGGAACATATGAAGCAGAACCAAAAACAGCTGATTTTGAAGGTAAACTTCCTAACCAGCAGGTCGCAGATTCACCCAGGGCCAGAAGTTGAAATGCCGGCCAATGTCCAGTTTCCACTGGAACTGTTGGAGGCAGTGGAGGCATTTGAAGCATTTTTGATAGAACCATCAAATGCCCCAGCGCGACAAAGAGTGGTGAGGTTTCTTCCTAATATGAATGTCCATGATTATGCAAATATTCTACTGAATCGGCCCTGA